A portion of the Microbacterium hominis genome contains these proteins:
- a CDS encoding type III polyketide synthase, whose protein sequence is MTARIVSIGTATPATRIVQEDVRDFFTGQPGMDRLAQRRIRAAFDASAIASRHTVLTELAGPAHHAHAFIDRAGGLLSPSTGTRNDLYRREAPALYAAAARRALADAAVPASAITHVVTVSCTGFFAPGPDYRLVRDLGLPTTVERYHLGFIGCAAALPALRLAAGLAASHAGAAVLVVCAELCTIHIRSSADPQQIVASSVFADGAAAAVITADADLGRPGGLGLERFGTALTDEGEDDMVWTIGDDGFEMVLTAEVPRIVGREIRGAVERFIGDDRAPDVWAVHPGGRSVLDRVEAGLELDPAALDASRAVLRECGNMSSATILFILRDLLADDAVGDAARIAGLAFGPGLTVESVLLTKHAAERPRAAADPERVAADRAAARVTPVAGA, encoded by the coding sequence ATGACGGCGCGCATCGTCTCGATCGGCACCGCCACACCGGCAACCCGCATCGTCCAGGAGGACGTGCGGGATTTCTTCACGGGCCAGCCGGGGATGGACCGGCTCGCCCAGCGGCGCATCCGTGCCGCGTTCGACGCTTCGGCCATCGCCAGCCGCCACACGGTGCTCACCGAGCTGGCCGGTCCCGCGCATCACGCCCACGCGTTCATCGATCGCGCGGGCGGGCTGCTGTCGCCGTCGACGGGCACGCGCAACGACCTGTACCGCCGCGAAGCGCCCGCCCTCTACGCCGCCGCCGCGCGCCGCGCGCTCGCGGATGCTGCGGTGCCGGCATCCGCGATCACGCACGTCGTGACCGTCTCGTGCACCGGGTTCTTCGCCCCCGGCCCGGACTACCGCCTCGTGCGGGATCTCGGTCTGCCGACCACTGTCGAGCGGTACCACCTGGGCTTCATCGGATGCGCCGCCGCCCTCCCCGCACTGCGCCTGGCCGCAGGGCTCGCCGCCTCCCATGCGGGTGCGGCGGTGCTCGTTGTATGCGCCGAGCTGTGCACGATCCACATCCGGTCGTCGGCCGATCCGCAGCAGATCGTCGCCTCGTCGGTGTTCGCCGACGGCGCCGCGGCGGCGGTCATCACCGCGGATGCCGATCTCGGCCGCCCGGGCGGTCTCGGCCTCGAGCGCTTCGGCACCGCCCTCACCGACGAGGGCGAAGACGACATGGTGTGGACGATCGGCGACGACGGCTTCGAGATGGTGCTCACGGCGGAGGTGCCGCGCATCGTGGGGCGGGAGATCCGCGGCGCGGTGGAGAGGTTCATCGGCGACGACCGCGCTCCCGACGTGTGGGCCGTGCATCCCGGCGGGCGCAGCGTGCTCGATCGCGTGGAGGCCGGGCTCGAGCTCGATCCGGCGGCGCTCGATGCGTCGCGGGCGGTGCTGCGCGAGTGCGGCAACATGTCCAGCGCGACGATCCTGTTCATCCTGCGCGATCTGCTCGCCGACGATGCCGTGGGCGATGCGGCGCGCATCGCGGGGCTCGCCTTCGGCCCCGGGCTGACGGTCGAGTCGGTGCTCCTGACGAAGCACGCGGCGGAGCGGCCGCGGGCGGCGGCCGATCCGGAGCGGGTCGCGGCCGACCGCGCGGCGGCGCGGGTGACGCCGGTGGCCGGCGCGTGA
- a CDS encoding methyltransferase domain-containing protein: MSLTARDESLVELMDDPACDPVRLAATLRRFTVVNRLVSGWGTVYRTTLGPSLAGLGRPARVLDLGSGGGDVVVRLAARARRDGLDVHWTGAEPDERAHRVALARGADDAIEFRCDDAAALLRAGESFDAVISNHVLHHLGPELPAFAAASRALSRGLVLHSDIARGRLAYTLYSAGAAPLAPGTFLLTDGLRSIRRSFTPAELQAALGQDDPGAWRVARPVPFRLLAVAGRGAGVGAEPESAAGASG; the protein is encoded by the coding sequence GTGAGCCTGACCGCCCGCGACGAGTCGCTCGTCGAGCTGATGGACGACCCCGCGTGCGACCCCGTGCGGCTGGCTGCGACGCTGCGGCGCTTCACCGTCGTCAACCGCCTCGTCTCCGGCTGGGGCACTGTGTACCGCACCACCCTCGGACCCTCCCTCGCAGGGCTCGGGCGACCGGCGCGCGTGCTGGATCTCGGCTCCGGCGGCGGCGACGTCGTCGTGCGTCTCGCGGCGCGCGCGCGGCGAGACGGCCTCGACGTGCATTGGACCGGCGCGGAACCCGACGAGCGCGCCCACCGCGTGGCGCTCGCCCGCGGCGCGGACGACGCGATCGAGTTCCGCTGCGATGATGCCGCGGCCTTGCTGCGCGCGGGCGAGAGCTTCGACGCCGTGATCTCGAACCACGTGCTGCATCACCTCGGCCCGGAGCTGCCCGCGTTCGCGGCCGCGTCGCGCGCGCTGTCGAGGGGGCTCGTGCTGCACAGCGACATCGCCCGCGGACGACTCGCGTACACCCTGTACAGCGCGGGGGCGGCACCGCTCGCGCCCGGCACGTTCCTGCTCACCGACGGGCTCCGCTCGATCCGCCGCAGCTTCACGCCCGCGGAACTTCAGGCAGCGCTGGGGCAGGACGACCCCGGCGCGTGGCGTGTCGCGCGCCCGGTTCCCTTCCGCCTGCTCGCCGTGGCCGGACGCGGAGCCGGGGTCGGGGCGGAGCCGGAGAGCGCGGCGGGCGCCAGTGGCTGA
- a CDS encoding ATP-dependent Clp protease ATP-binding subunit: protein MNATQQPGQEDARSALEQFGINLTDRARQGKLDPVIGRDSEIRRVSQVLTRRTKNNPVLIGEPGVGKTAVVEGLAQRIVAGDVAESLKDKELVTLDISALVAGAMYRGQFEERLKSVLKEITESDGRIITFIDELHVLMGAGGGEGSVAASNMLKPMLARGELRLIGATTLNEYREFIEKDAALERRFQQVYVGEPSVEDTVAILRGLKERYEAHHKVAIADAALVAAASLSHRYIPSRQLPDKAIDLIDEAASRLRMEIDSAPLEIDELRRHVDRLKLEELALKKEKDDPSKERLAALRTQLGDEQARLDELQARWERERASLNRVGDLKTRLDAARVEAERAQREGNLEKASRLLYGEIPALERQVIDAEREEPAGERMVNDQVADEDIAAVIAAWTGIPVGRLLQGETEKLLHLEAELGKRLIGQKEAVKAVSDAVRRSRAGISDPDRPTGSFLFLGPTGVGKTELAKALAEFLFDDEHAMVRIDMSEYGEKHSVSRLVGAPPGYIGYEQGGQLTEAVRRRPYSVVLLDEVEKAHPEVFDVLLQVMDDGRLTDGQGRTVDFKNVILILTSNLGSPILIDPTLSIDVKRDQVQALVRQAFKPEFVNRLDDIVIFQALTEDDLAQIVELAVAALQKRLHDRRLELAVTPDARSWLAERGYDPVFGARPLRRLIQSEIQDRLAMALLSGGVRDGDIVRVDIAADGSQLVLTSAGPKPAPEAGDEVIEADLVED from the coding sequence ATGAACGCCACCCAGCAGCCGGGGCAGGAGGACGCGCGCAGCGCCCTCGAGCAGTTCGGCATCAACCTCACCGACCGTGCGCGGCAGGGCAAGCTCGACCCCGTCATCGGCCGCGACAGCGAGATCCGCCGGGTCAGCCAGGTGCTGACGCGGCGCACCAAGAACAACCCCGTCCTCATCGGCGAGCCCGGCGTCGGCAAGACCGCCGTGGTCGAGGGGCTCGCCCAGCGCATCGTCGCGGGCGACGTCGCCGAGTCGCTCAAGGACAAGGAGCTCGTCACCCTCGACATCTCCGCCCTCGTGGCCGGCGCGATGTACCGCGGCCAGTTCGAGGAGCGCCTGAAGAGCGTGCTCAAGGAGATCACCGAGTCCGACGGGCGCATCATCACCTTCATCGACGAGCTGCACGTGCTCATGGGCGCCGGCGGCGGCGAGGGTTCGGTGGCGGCATCCAACATGCTCAAGCCGATGCTCGCGCGCGGCGAGCTCCGCCTCATCGGTGCCACGACCCTCAACGAGTACCGCGAGTTCATCGAGAAGGATGCCGCGCTCGAGCGCAGATTCCAGCAGGTGTACGTCGGCGAGCCGAGCGTTGAAGACACCGTGGCGATCCTGCGCGGACTCAAGGAGCGCTACGAGGCGCACCACAAGGTCGCGATCGCGGATGCCGCGCTCGTGGCCGCGGCATCCCTCTCGCACCGGTACATCCCGAGCCGCCAGCTGCCAGACAAGGCCATCGACCTGATCGACGAAGCGGCCTCGCGCCTACGCATGGAGATCGACTCCGCGCCGCTCGAGATCGACGAGCTGCGCCGGCACGTCGACCGCCTCAAGCTCGAGGAGCTCGCGCTCAAGAAGGAGAAGGACGACCCCTCGAAGGAGCGCCTGGCGGCACTGCGCACCCAGCTCGGCGACGAGCAGGCCCGGCTCGACGAGCTGCAGGCGCGGTGGGAGCGCGAGCGCGCGTCGCTCAACCGCGTCGGCGACCTCAAGACGCGCCTGGATGCGGCCCGCGTCGAGGCCGAGCGCGCGCAGCGCGAAGGCAACCTGGAGAAGGCCTCGCGCCTGCTCTACGGCGAGATCCCGGCACTCGAGCGGCAGGTGATCGACGCCGAGCGCGAGGAGCCCGCCGGCGAGCGCATGGTCAACGACCAGGTCGCCGACGAGGACATCGCCGCCGTGATCGCGGCCTGGACAGGCATCCCCGTCGGCCGGCTGCTGCAGGGCGAGACCGAGAAGCTCCTGCACCTGGAGGCCGAGCTCGGCAAGCGCCTCATCGGGCAGAAGGAGGCCGTCAAGGCCGTCTCCGACGCGGTGCGCCGCTCGCGGGCGGGCATCAGCGACCCCGACCGGCCGACCGGATCGTTCCTGTTCCTCGGCCCCACCGGCGTCGGCAAGACGGAGCTCGCCAAGGCGCTCGCGGAGTTCCTCTTCGACGACGAGCACGCCATGGTGCGCATCGACATGTCCGAGTACGGCGAGAAGCACTCCGTCTCGCGCCTGGTCGGCGCCCCTCCGGGCTACATCGGCTACGAGCAGGGCGGTCAGCTGACCGAGGCCGTGCGGCGACGCCCGTACTCGGTGGTGCTGCTCGACGAGGTCGAGAAGGCGCACCCGGAGGTCTTCGACGTGCTGCTGCAGGTGATGGACGACGGCCGCCTCACCGATGGCCAGGGCCGCACCGTCGACTTCAAGAACGTGATCCTGATCCTCACCTCGAACCTGGGCTCGCCGATCCTCATCGACCCGACCCTCTCGATCGATGTGAAGCGCGACCAGGTGCAGGCCCTCGTGCGCCAGGCGTTCAAGCCCGAGTTCGTGAACCGCCTCGACGACATCGTGATCTTCCAGGCGCTCACCGAGGACGACCTCGCCCAGATCGTCGAGCTCGCCGTGGCGGCGCTGCAGAAGCGCCTGCACGACCGCCGCCTCGAGCTCGCCGTCACCCCCGACGCCCGCAGCTGGCTCGCCGAGCGCGGCTACGACCCGGTGTTCGGCGCGCGGCCGCTGCGCCGGCTCATCCAGTCCGAGATCCAGGACCGCCTCGCGATGGCGCTCCTGTCCGGCGGGGTGCGCGACGGCGACATCGTGCGTGTCGACATCGCCGCCGACGGCTCGCAGCTCGTGCTGACCAGCGCCGGACCCAAGCCCGCGCCCGAGGCCGGCGATGAGGTGATCGAGGCCGACCTCGTCGAAGACTGA
- a CDS encoding GlxA family transcriptional regulator: MHTVAVIVQPGFAPFEFGVACEAFGLDRTDDGIPNFDFRVVTPDPGVVPSKVGFSINVDNDLSFAYEADLVVVSPTPREWWHRSDPRVLDVVRHAVAREAWVLSVCSGSFILAAAGVLDGRKATTHWMYAPTMMSMYPQIDVDPDVLYVQDGRIITSAGTAAGLDACLHLLRQELGAELTNKIARRMVVPPQRDGGQAQFIDKPLPVAASHSLAPVSDWMLDNLREDLSVDQLAAKAHMSPRTFARRFKADFGATPAAWLARQRIIHAQRLLEKTELGLDRIAFESGFGSAAVLRQNFARVLGMTPTAYRARFCCTVRGSSEAEMDAALAAAALEPVA; encoded by the coding sequence ATGCACACTGTCGCGGTCATCGTCCAGCCCGGCTTCGCCCCGTTCGAATTCGGCGTCGCGTGCGAGGCCTTCGGGCTCGACCGCACCGATGACGGCATCCCGAACTTCGATTTCCGCGTGGTCACGCCCGACCCCGGTGTCGTGCCATCGAAGGTGGGATTCTCGATCAACGTCGACAACGACCTGTCGTTCGCCTACGAGGCCGATCTCGTCGTCGTCTCGCCGACGCCCCGCGAGTGGTGGCACCGCTCCGACCCGCGCGTGCTCGACGTCGTGCGGCACGCGGTGGCGCGCGAGGCGTGGGTGCTGAGCGTGTGCAGCGGATCGTTCATCCTGGCGGCCGCGGGCGTGCTCGACGGCCGCAAGGCGACCACCCACTGGATGTACGCACCCACCATGATGTCGATGTACCCGCAGATCGATGTCGATCCCGACGTGCTCTACGTGCAGGACGGCCGCATCATCACGAGCGCCGGCACCGCGGCGGGACTCGACGCGTGCCTGCACCTGCTGCGCCAGGAGCTCGGGGCCGAGCTCACCAACAAGATCGCGCGGCGCATGGTCGTGCCGCCCCAGCGCGACGGGGGTCAGGCGCAGTTCATCGACAAGCCGCTGCCGGTCGCGGCATCCCACTCCCTCGCGCCGGTCAGCGACTGGATGCTCGACAACCTGCGCGAAGACCTCTCCGTCGACCAGCTCGCCGCGAAGGCCCACATGTCGCCGCGCACGTTCGCGCGGCGCTTCAAGGCCGACTTCGGCGCGACGCCGGCCGCATGGCTGGCGCGCCAGCGCATCATCCATGCCCAGCGTCTGCTCGAGAAGACGGAGCTCGGCCTCGACCGCATCGCCTTCGAGAGCGGGTTCGGCTCGGCGGCCGTGCTCCGGCAGAACTTCGCGCGCGTGCTCGGCATGACCCCGACGGCCTATCGCGCCCGCTTCTGCTGTACGGTCCGGGGTTCGTCGGAGGCAGAGATGGATGCCGCGCTCGCCGCTGCGGCGCTCGAACCCGTCGCCTGA
- a CDS encoding PIN domain-containing protein produces MIGLDTNVVARYVLEDDEAQLVTATEVMESLSLDNPGFVTHVTLVELEWIMNRGYRIPRDSRLKVLRALIETETLEFEDGESVVRALALAEEGADFADALIAASGELFGIPEFVTFDRGAARHLGWTLLN; encoded by the coding sequence GTGATCGGCCTCGACACCAACGTCGTCGCCCGCTATGTCCTCGAGGACGATGAGGCGCAGCTGGTCACCGCAACCGAGGTCATGGAGTCGCTCTCGCTCGACAACCCGGGCTTCGTGACGCACGTGACGCTCGTCGAGCTGGAGTGGATCATGAATCGCGGGTACCGGATCCCCCGCGACTCCCGCCTCAAGGTGCTCCGCGCGCTCATCGAGACCGAGACGCTCGAGTTCGAAGACGGCGAGAGCGTCGTGCGCGCGCTGGCGCTCGCCGAGGAGGGGGCCGACTTCGCCGACGCCCTCATTGCGGCGAGCGGCGAGCTGTTCGGAATCCCGGAGTTCGTCACCTTCGACCGCGGCGCGGCACGGCACCTCGGCTGGACCCTGTTGAACTGA
- a CDS encoding UbiA family prenyltransferase, translating to MHIVRALWGSSHPGPTLVVTALALALGIAIGLEPWRLAVLTVAVFAGQLSVGISNDAIDAPRDRTVGRGDKPLARGDASLRVAWGAASLCLVIALGLSLVLGWRMAAAHALALGAAWAYNAGLKSTALSIVPFLVSFGIFPSLATLSAPVPSFAAGWAWLAGAALGAAVHLTNVLPDLDDDARTGVRGLPHRLGARPAALVAAAAVVSGAIAVLVGSSGGVLTAVAPAAWVLFAAVVVVAAVTAGRAVLRPPSRALFRLVMLAALLLAAQLVVSGAALAA from the coding sequence ATGCACATCGTGCGGGCGTTGTGGGGGTCGTCGCACCCCGGTCCGACGCTCGTCGTGACCGCGCTGGCCCTTGCGCTCGGCATCGCGATCGGACTCGAGCCGTGGCGGCTCGCGGTGCTGACGGTCGCGGTGTTCGCGGGGCAGCTCTCGGTGGGGATCTCGAACGACGCGATCGATGCGCCGCGTGACCGCACCGTCGGCCGCGGGGACAAGCCGCTCGCGCGCGGAGACGCGAGCCTGCGCGTGGCGTGGGGTGCGGCATCCCTGTGTCTCGTGATCGCGCTCGGCCTCTCGCTCGTGCTCGGGTGGCGGATGGCAGCCGCCCACGCCCTCGCGCTGGGCGCGGCGTGGGCCTACAACGCCGGGCTCAAGTCGACGGCGCTGTCGATCGTGCCGTTCCTCGTGAGCTTCGGCATCTTCCCGTCTCTGGCGACGCTGTCGGCGCCCGTCCCGTCGTTCGCGGCGGGGTGGGCGTGGCTGGCCGGGGCAGCGCTCGGAGCGGCTGTGCACCTGACCAACGTGCTGCCCGACCTCGACGACGACGCCCGTACGGGCGTGCGCGGACTGCCGCACCGGCTGGGGGCGCGGCCCGCGGCGCTGGTCGCCGCTGCAGCCGTGGTGTCGGGCGCGATCGCCGTGCTGGTCGGGTCGTCGGGCGGTGTGCTGACCGCCGTGGCGCCGGCGGCCTGGGTGCTGTTCGCCGCGGTCGTGGTGGTGGCCGCCGTCACGGCCGGGCGGGCGGTGCTGCGCCCGCCGTCGCGGGCGCTGTTCCGGCTGGTGATGCTCGCCGCACTGCTGCTGGCGGCGCAGCTCGTCGTCTCGGGAGCGGCGCTGGCGGCGTGA
- a CDS encoding glycosyltransferase, with protein sequence MHVVIFADQHLETLGGAQVSTRLQRRFLEKAGHRVTVVAPARHGRAARRRDDSAHAPGEAEPAYLDMPSVPITPDREYAMTWPGRRTDRWVDAALAALPSVDLVHVQADFWGAFIGHRFAARHALPLVHTMHNRVDVGIAATAPAPALVLRALNAWQRRALGARGERGADGWAFLRRFGARSAAVTAPSSHFAYRLETHAVAPSVDVIWNGIDDEVLDAALAAAPAGRPAGRPRFVWLGRMSPEKRLLPFLEAVAESGVDAEIEVIGGGGQLRAARRLVGRLRPRASIRFAGTLPYAETLGRIAAADAVVQTSIGFETQGMTIFEAASLGTPSVVSDPDLAAELGAGFWPVVDASVTALAAALRAAAADIAAGNPVAVDPGIRERFRQSSRTAAMLEVYARVTA encoded by the coding sequence GTGCACGTCGTGATCTTCGCCGACCAGCACCTCGAGACGCTCGGCGGTGCGCAGGTGTCGACACGGCTGCAGCGGCGCTTCCTCGAGAAGGCGGGACACCGCGTCACGGTGGTCGCGCCGGCACGGCATGGACGGGCCGCCCGCCGCCGGGACGACTCCGCACACGCACCGGGCGAAGCGGAGCCCGCCTACCTCGACATGCCATCGGTGCCGATCACGCCCGACCGCGAGTACGCGATGACCTGGCCCGGGCGCCGGACCGACCGATGGGTGGATGCCGCGCTCGCCGCTCTGCCGTCGGTCGACCTCGTCCACGTGCAGGCCGATTTCTGGGGCGCTTTCATCGGACACCGCTTCGCGGCGCGGCACGCACTGCCTCTCGTGCACACGATGCACAACCGCGTCGACGTCGGCATCGCCGCGACCGCCCCGGCCCCGGCGCTCGTGCTCCGGGCGCTGAACGCGTGGCAGCGGCGCGCCCTGGGGGCGCGCGGGGAGCGCGGCGCCGACGGCTGGGCGTTCCTGCGCCGCTTCGGCGCGCGTTCGGCGGCCGTCACCGCCCCCTCGTCGCACTTCGCCTACCGGCTGGAGACGCACGCGGTGGCGCCGTCGGTCGACGTGATCTGGAACGGCATCGACGACGAGGTGCTCGACGCCGCGCTCGCGGCGGCGCCGGCCGGGCGCCCGGCGGGGCGTCCGCGGTTCGTGTGGCTCGGTCGCATGAGCCCCGAGAAGCGGCTGCTGCCGTTCCTCGAGGCGGTGGCCGAGTCCGGTGTGGATGCCGAGATCGAGGTGATCGGCGGGGGCGGGCAGCTGCGCGCGGCGCGCCGCCTCGTCGGGAGACTGCGGCCCCGGGCATCCATCCGCTTCGCCGGCACTCTGCCGTACGCCGAGACGCTCGGGCGGATCGCGGCCGCCGACGCGGTCGTGCAGACCTCGATCGGCTTCGAGACGCAGGGGATGACGATCTTCGAGGCCGCCTCGCTCGGCACGCCGTCGGTGGTGAGCGACCCCGACCTGGCGGCCGAGCTCGGCGCCGGGTTCTGGCCGGTGGTGGACGCCTCGGTGACGGCGCTCGCCGCAGCCCTGCGCGCGGCGGCGGCCGACATCGCGGCGGGCAACCCGGTGGCGGTGGACCCCGGCATCCGCGAGCGGTTCCGCCAGTCCTCCCGCACCGCGGCGATGCTCGAGGTCTACGCCCGCGTCACGGCCTGA
- a CDS encoding FAD-dependent oxidoreductase — translation MAEVTVVGAGPVGMLLAGELARRGIPVDLLERRDVAGPGSRAIGVHAPVLAALEPSGVTERLLAHAVRVHRGEARSNGRLLGIVRFDALPARFPFVATLPQAATEAVLAAHAPEPLRGARAFRVLPRADAVVVRAAHGGRPIELRSRLVVVATGAGGRDLVYRPGAVRTRAYRDRYLMTDAATGERADADVAVVHLDRDGVLESFPLPGGMRRFVAWDPPGAEPDPAARARRLSAALARRGDPAADAVDAATSFGVRRVVAPRLRNGRVFVIGDAAHEVSPIGGQGMNLGLLDAVGLAPLLADWVQRGEAPEAELRRWEARRLRSARAAARLAAMNTALGRPLARAEPLRRAAVSAMLAPPTARLFAHAYAMGFDADA, via the coding sequence GTGGCTGAGGTCACCGTCGTCGGGGCGGGGCCGGTGGGGATGCTGCTGGCCGGCGAGCTGGCCCGCCGCGGCATCCCGGTCGATCTGCTCGAGCGCCGGGACGTCGCCGGCCCGGGCTCGCGCGCGATCGGCGTGCACGCTCCGGTGCTCGCGGCGCTGGAGCCGTCGGGGGTGACGGAACGTCTGCTCGCCCACGCCGTGCGCGTGCACCGCGGCGAGGCGCGCAGCAACGGGCGCCTGCTCGGGATCGTGCGCTTCGACGCACTGCCGGCCCGGTTCCCCTTCGTCGCGACTCTTCCTCAGGCCGCCACCGAGGCCGTGCTCGCCGCCCACGCGCCCGAACCCCTGCGCGGCGCCCGGGCGTTCCGCGTGCTTCCGCGCGCCGACGCCGTCGTCGTGCGTGCGGCGCACGGTGGGCGGCCTATCGAGCTGCGCAGCCGGCTGGTGGTCGTCGCGACCGGTGCGGGCGGGCGCGATCTGGTCTATCGGCCCGGTGCCGTGCGCACCCGCGCCTACCGCGATCGGTACCTGATGACGGATGCCGCCACCGGCGAGCGCGCCGACGCCGACGTCGCGGTGGTGCACCTCGATCGCGACGGCGTGCTGGAGTCGTTCCCGTTGCCGGGCGGCATGCGCCGATTCGTGGCGTGGGACCCGCCCGGCGCCGAACCAGACCCCGCTGCCCGGGCACGGCGGCTGAGCGCGGCACTCGCGCGACGGGGCGATCCCGCGGCCGACGCCGTCGATGCCGCCACCTCGTTCGGCGTGCGCCGCGTCGTCGCGCCGCGCCTGCGCAACGGCCGCGTGTTCGTGATCGGCGACGCGGCCCACGAGGTGAGCCCCATCGGCGGCCAGGGGATGAACCTCGGCCTGCTCGACGCGGTCGGGCTGGCTCCCCTGCTCGCGGACTGGGTGCAGCGCGGCGAGGCCCCCGAGGCGGAGCTGCGGCGCTGGGAGGCCCGCCGCCTGCGGTCCGCGCGCGCGGCCGCGCGGCTCGCAGCGATGAACACGGCGCTCGGCCGGCCACTCGCCCGCGCCGAGCCGCTGCGGCGGGCCGCCGTGTCGGCGATGCTCGCGCCGCCCACCGCCCGCCTCTTCGCCCACGCCTACGCGATGGGCTTCGACGCCGACGCGTGA
- a CDS encoding AbrB/MazE/SpoVT family DNA-binding domain-containing protein: MPIATLTSKGQITIPKEVRDDLNLVAGSKVLFVKLSNGQYRIIPRTGRIQDLKGMLYTPDGPRLTIEEMNEAIGDAAAESGMRGLRQ; the protein is encoded by the coding sequence ATGCCCATCGCCACCCTCACCAGCAAGGGACAGATCACGATCCCCAAGGAGGTGCGCGACGACCTCAACCTCGTCGCAGGCTCGAAGGTGCTGTTCGTGAAGCTCTCCAACGGGCAGTACCGGATCATCCCGCGCACCGGCCGGATTCAGGACCTGAAGGGGATGCTGTACACGCCGGACGGGCCGCGCTTGACCATCGAGGAGATGAACGAAGCCATCGGCGACGCCGCGGCCGAATCCGGGATGCGGGGGCTCCGGCAGTGA